The bacterium genome includes the window TCGTATCCGATCTTTCTCTCGATTTCTTTTCCCGATGCATCGGTAAAAACCACACTTGGATACACCCGAATGTTGTATTTGTTAGCTATGTCAATACCTTCTCCCTTTTCCGCATCAATTTTATAACAAACCATTTTCTCAGTATAGGCTTTAAACAAATCGCTTTGATAAATATTCTTGTCAAGAAGTTTACATGGGCCGCACCAGGTCGTAAAAAAATCAATCATGACAATTTGATTTTTTTGTTTGGCAGCATTGAATGCTGACGCTGCGTCGCCGTTATGAAAACCGGGAATCGTTTCTCCGCCAAATACAGAATATGGCGACAGAAGAAAACCCAACAAAAAAAGAATATTTTTTTTCATAAGTTCCTTTCTTTAAATCATGCCTTTACAACGTATTATTTGTTCTTTGGTTTCAGTTCTTTTTCATGAACGGTATATGTCCAAATCAACTTACCATTGGAATCAAAAGTTTCCATGGTCAATTTACGGTCGTTTCTTTTTCCTGAAAACCGGAGCATGCCGAAATTATGGAAATCGGTAACAAGGGTATTTGGGACCAATTGTGGATTTGAAAGTTTATTGGGAGCACTCAAACCGCTGGTAAATGGCGAAGAAGTAAAATCATATAATGTATAAAAGTCAGGCAATTCCGTCTTCAATAATTCCGTATGATGTACATCGCCGCTGAGGAATAAGACTCCGGAAATATTATTGTTCTTTATAAAATTCAAAATGTCCGCGCGTTCCTTCTTGTAAAAATTATACGATTCATAGGCCGTGTTCTCGTTCAATACCTGGTTGCCGCACACGATGACTTTAAAAGTTGCCTCGCTGCTCAACAGGCAGTCTTTGAGCCATGCCAGTTGTTCGTTGCCCAACATGGTTTTTGTGCCGTCATCTTCGGCTTTATCCGGAGAACGGTGAAATCGGTCATCAAGCATAAAGAAATCCGCATCGCTCCACCGGAACTGGAAAAATACGCCGGGCGTTGAAGGAGATCCGTAATTCGGATTACCCCAGTACAACTTGAAAGCTTCCAACGTTTTGTACTTATGAGGATACGTACGATCGCAATTATTGTAACCGAAGTCATGATCATCCCATATCGCGTATTGATGGGTAGAGGACAAAAGCCGCTTTAACTCAGGCAATGCGCGCGTGTGACGGTTACGGTGGAGAATGCCGCTCCAGCTGTTCCAGTCTACTTCCCGCAAATACGTATTATCGCCGAGCCATAACATAATATCCGGGTTCTTATCCGCAATGGCCTCTAGGATTTCGTAATGGCTGCCGTAGGGTGTGCCGGGCCGGTCATAAATGGGTTCATTTACGTAAAGGCAGGAACCGAAAGCGGCATAAAAATCCTGCGGATCGGTTCTCCATTCCCAAAGACTTTGCGTTTGAAACGTGAACGGATAATTATG containing:
- a CDS encoding alkaline phosphatase family protein is translated as MRLLILICMLSFVSFTVKAQNDLLQSGPMLGYSEKREVMVWVQTRKSAKVQIRYWDKSQISRDRPVSKISKTTDAIVTVKENDFIAHIAVGDLEPGTKYDYEVLINKDPIDHNYPFTFQTQSLWEWRTDPQDFYAAFGSCLYVNEPIYDRPGTPYGSHYEILEAIADKNPDIMLWLGDNTYLREVDWNSWSGILHRNRHTRALPELKRLLSSTHQYAIWDDHDFGYNNCDRTYPHKYKTLEAFKLYWGNPNYGSPSTPGVFFQFRWSDADFFMLDDRFHRSPDKAEDDGTKTMLGNEQLAWLKDCLLSSEATFKVIVCGNQVLNENTAYESYNFYKKERADILNFIKNNNISGVLFLSGDVHHTELLKTELPDFYTLYDFTSSPFTSGLSAPNKLSNPQLVPNTLVTDFHNFGMLRFSGKRNDRKLTMETFDSNGKLIWTYTVHEKELKPKNK